A segment of the Fusobacterium ulcerans genome:
TAGTATCTGGAAGTATGCCACCTCTTATTTACAGAGTCAAGATATTGAAAGATGTACTTCCTGTATTTACTATTAAAGTATCGCATTTTCTTGGAAGTATAACAGGAGCAGTCCTTCTTATACTTGCCTACGGAATAAAAAAGCGGCTCAATGGGGCATATTATATGACAATAGTGTTTCTTGGAGCAGGAATAGCTCTTTCATTGCTAAAGGGACTGGACTATGAGGAAGCCTTTTTCTTGGGAGTTATACTGGCTATAATAATTCCATTGAAAAAGTATTTCTATAGAAAAACTTCTATTATAGATGAGAAATTTACTCTTAACTGGATGGTAATGATATTTCTGGTTGTTATATCAAGCCTATACTTAGGATTTTTTGCCTACAGCAAATCAGACTACATGGATCAAATATGGTGGAAAGTACCTTTTAACAAGGAGTTCCCAAGATTTTTAAGAACGACCCTTGGTATATCTGCCACTCTTATTGTGTTTGGTGTATGGAAGCTTTTTGCTCCTGTAAATGAAATAGTAGAAACAGACAGCAGAGAAGTGAGTGAAAAAGTAAAAAAATGTCTTTCTTTTTCAGATAACCCTGAGGGAAATCTAGTGCTGTTAAATGATAAAAAAATTGTATTGGAAGATGAAGAGGAAAGCTTTGTAATGTATGGAAAAAGTGGTAAAAGCTATATAGCTATGGGAGATCCAGTTGGAAAACCTGAAAAAGCTGGAGATTCTATCTGGAAATTTTATGAGTTATGCAGAAAAAATAGCAAGCAGCCTGTATTTTATGAAGTGTCTAAGGATTATCTTGATTACTATCTTGATGTTGGGCTGAACTTTTTAAAAATAGGAGAAGAGGGAGTAATTGATCTTAAAAAATTTACATTAAATATACCTCAAAGAAAGAATATAAGGTACACATACAATAAGCTTAATAAAGAAAATATGACCTTTGAAGTTATTCCAAAGGGTGAAGGTATAAAATATATGAAAAGATTGAAGGAGATATCTGATGAATGGCTGGAAAGTAAAAAAGTCAAAGAGAAAGGTTTTTCTCTGGGATATTTTGATGAAGAATATCTGAATAACTTCCCAATAGCTGTACTGAAAAAAGATGATGAAATAATAGCCTTTGCAAATATAATGGTTACTGATTCTAAAAAAGAAGCAGCTGTTGATCTTATGAGATATTTGAAATCGTGTATCAGTGGAACTATGGAGTATCTTTTCATTTACATAATACTCTGGGCAAAAGATGAGGGATATGAGAGATTCAGTCTTGGAATGGCTCCTCTTTCTGGTATGGAAAATAGGGAGATAGCTCCTGTCTGGAATAAAATAGGGCTTTTTGTATTCAAAAATGGAGAGAGTTTCTATAATTTTCAAGGACTTAAACTCTTTAAAAATAAATTTTATCCTGAATGGGAACCAAGATATATAGCTTATTCAGGAGTATTCTCAATGCCGAAAGTATTAAAAGATGTGACACTTTTAATATCAGGTGGTGTTAAAGGACTTATATCTAAATAGAAAAATGAAAATAGAAAGCTGATTGAAAAGTATAGGGATTTTAAAATCTACCCTATATTTTTTAGCCAGCTTTTATTAATTAATCAGCTAGTTTAAACTCTTATAATATCCAAAAATAATATTGAAAATTGCTGTAATATTTTATCTATTCTCCTATAATTTTATGAAGAAAATTAATAATAAATTTTTCTGATTTTTAAGGTTCTAAAATTATATTGTTTTTATTTAAAAAGTGGATAGGGGAAAAAAATTTGAAATTATAAAATATCTTTATTCATATCTTTAAAGACATAAAAAAATATAAGAAGAAAAAAAGCATTGATTTTTCAATTTTGAAGAGTATAATTTAAATAGATAAGAATATATTTTTAAGATAATTGTAATAAAAATATAATATTAAAAAAAATATAGATAAGGCCAAGGATTCCTCCAAACTTTTACAGATTGACTCTTTTGGATATTTCATAAAAATTGTGAGATAAGAAAGGAAAGGAATACTTACAACGAAGATTCATTGACTTCTACCTATTATTTAATTATCACTAATTAACTAAGGAGGATGAAATGGATATAGCTAGTACAGGTAAATTTATGCATTTTTTGTTGAGTCTGAATGTAACTACACTAAAAGCAGTAGTAATGGGAGCTTCAGCTATTGGTGCAGGATGTGCTATGATAGGAGGAATAGGAGCAGGAATAGGAGAGGGATATACAGCAGGTAAAGCAGTAGAATCAGTTGTAAAAATTCCTGAGCAAAAAGGAAGTATTATAACTACAATGATATTAGGGCAGGCAGTTGCCGAATCAACAGGAATATTTGCTCTGGTAATTGCTCTTCTTCTTTTATATGCTAATCCAATGCTGGCAGTTTTTAATTAATATTATAATAAACTATAAAATAAATGAAGATTGTTTAAATAAAGATGAAATACAAGTGAAGATATAATTTTAGAATTTTTTTGATAGAGAAGACATATAAATCTTTCTAATTTAAAATTTTTAAAATTAGAAAACATAATGAATCACAACAACTTCACTGTTATATCTAAGTAATTAAAGCAGCTAGATATTCTAACTGCTTAATTACTGGAAAAATATTATTCAATAAAATTAACTAAAATTTGATATTATGAAAAGTTTGATAATTATTTCTTAGTGGTGTTTTTTAATATGATAAGCAAGAAGTCCCCACTTCAAAAATTATAAAGTAATTTTAAGTGATGAACGGTTCACTGTAATTATTCTTTAATCAATATGCTTACCTTATAGAGCAGATCTGCTCTTTTTTTTATGCTTAAATTCCCTGGTTCAATTATAATATTAACTTCATCGTTTACCCGTTTGAAATTATTTTTTTCTATCCATTCTATTAACATTTTAGTGGAAACTTTATTTTCAAAATGATTTCCTTTCAATATTATAGAGGCATACTTTCCTTTGGTTAAAATTAACTCTTCAACTTTTTTATCACCTTTAATAACAATATACCCTGAACCTAGAATATTCACATCAGCAATTTCCTGCAATTTCTTTTTAGTTATATAAAATAAAATTTGTCCATAGTATTTATCAAACAGATCTAATGTTTTTTGATTAGGAAAAGCCATAGTTTTACGATTTTCTTTTTCATATATTTTTATTCCACTTACATTTTTAATTTCTTCTATAAAAGGAATTCCAATAGGCATTTTTGAAGTTATTTCCATT
Coding sequences within it:
- the mprF gene encoding bifunctional lysylphosphatidylglycerol flippase/synthetase MprF, with protein sequence MYNKSRYDKLKYLLEIGIFCVVIYFIHKEMKIYSIKDIRESLRAINTGYVILGVGIVIVDYFLLTMYDVLAFKNEKLKLSNLKIIFTSFISYAFANSIGLSGLTGSGLRINLYSLWNVPYKSIIKVIKFCYVSFWVGLLWVGGLFLTFEPVDLSRFNFYFGTTREVGIILLIIAISYSSHKVFSKKKSIEISVFQILISLLDWIMVSGLIYIFLPHSDTLTFMKFFPIFLSAQIIGVLSNLPGGIGAFDYVFLTLMGKYYPSSTIVAALIIFRLLYYIAPFGIALVSYCIYRVMLKRGEVKNISIVLGKMVISLIPLLISILIFAAGIVLIVSGSMPPLIYRVKILKDVLPVFTIKVSHFLGSITGAVLLILAYGIKKRLNGAYYMTIVFLGAGIALSLLKGLDYEEAFFLGVILAIIIPLKKYFYRKTSIIDEKFTLNWMVMIFLVVISSLYLGFFAYSKSDYMDQIWWKVPFNKEFPRFLRTTLGISATLIVFGVWKLFAPVNEIVETDSREVSEKVKKCLSFSDNPEGNLVLLNDKKIVLEDEEESFVMYGKSGKSYIAMGDPVGKPEKAGDSIWKFYELCRKNSKQPVFYEVSKDYLDYYLDVGLNFLKIGEEGVIDLKKFTLNIPQRKNIRYTYNKLNKENMTFEVIPKGEGIKYMKRLKEISDEWLESKKVKEKGFSLGYFDEEYLNNFPIAVLKKDDEIIAFANIMVTDSKKEAAVDLMRYLKSCISGTMEYLFIYIILWAKDEGYERFSLGMAPLSGMENREIAPVWNKIGLFVFKNGESFYNFQGLKLFKNKFYPEWEPRYIAYSGVFSMPKVLKDVTLLISGGVKGLISK
- the atpE gene encoding ATP synthase F0 subunit C, translating into MHFLLSLNVTTLKAVVMGASAIGAGCAMIGGIGAGIGEGYTAGKAVESVVKIPEQKGSIITTMILGQAVAESTGIFALVIALLLLYANPMLAVFN
- a CDS encoding MerR family transcriptional regulator gives rise to the protein MQKYFLVGEISKILKIPRSTLRYYDREGIISPKFRKENNYRCYSRAQIITIKKINTMRKLGLTLEEIKIFFSEKTDDRSKEIEKDKELIANVLERINDDIEKLKMVKKDLEEHLKRMEITSKMPIGIPFIEEIKNVSGIKIYEKENRKTMAFPNQKTLDLFDKYYGQILFYITKKKLQEIADVNILGSGYIVIKGDKKVEELILTKGKYASIILKGNHFENKVSTKMLIEWIEKNNFKRVNDEVNIIIEPGNLSIKKRADLLYKVSILIKE